The DNA segment CCATCGAGGGACTAAGCAAGACCTTTCAGAATGAGAACGAGTCGAAGACGGTCCTCGAGGGGGTCGACCTCGAACTGGCCTTTCGCGACTGCCTTGCCATCGTCGGCCCTTCAGGATGCGGCAAAACAACTCTTCTGCTGGCCATCGCGGGACTCATACCGCCGACGGCAGGCACGATCACCTTTCGGGAAGGGCCGCTCGCCGACCGGGAACGCAGGATTGCCCTCGTCCTCCAACACTACGGACTCTTTCCCTGGAAGACCGTGGGTGACAATATCACGCTGGGGGCACGGCTCCAGCATATCGATGTGCCTGAAAAGAGACTGCGCTCCGTCAAGAGGGAACTCGATATCGAAGGACTTGACCACCTCTACCCGGCGCAGCTCAGCGGAGGCCAGCGCCAGCGTGTCGCGCTGGCAAGGGCGCTTCTTCTCAACCCCTTGCTTCTGCTTCTCGACGAACCCTTTGCCGCCATCGACACCGTCACGCGGGAGCGGCTCCAGAACAACCTCCTCGACGTCTTCGCCCAGCGGAAGTTCAGCTTCATCATCGTCACGCACAACATCGAAGAGGCGGTATTCCTGGGAAGGAGGATCGTCGTCCTCGACGGCAATGCCCGCGGGATAAGGACGATCATGGACAATCCCGGGGTGGGCGCCGCTAAATACCGGAACGACCCGGTCTTCTTCGAGCGCACCACCGAACTCAGGGGTATCCTGGAGGGTCTCGAATGAAGAGGCGGGCCATCGGCGTTTACGCGGCCACCATCCTCTTCATCTATTTCGCGTGGTACGCCCTTTCCCTCATGCTCGGCAGCAATATCCTTCCCGACCCTTTCCGGGTGTTCGCCCGGGGCTTTGAAGAGATAATCACGACCGCCTTCTGGGTCCACGTCGAGGCAAGTCTCCTGCGTCTCCTCGCGGCCCTCTTCTCTGCCTTTATTCTTGCCGTGCCCGCGGGTCTTGTCCTCGGCAGCAACGAAAGGCTCGACAGGCTCTTCGCTCCGCTGATCTACCTCGGCTATCCCATCCCCAAGGTGGTCCTGATGCCGGTCATCTTCGTCCTTTTCGGCCTCGGGGACCTGGGCAAGATCGTCCTCATCACGATGATCATATTCTTCCAGCTCCTCATCACCACCCGCGACAGCGCGCGCAAGATCGACCGGGAGATCACTTACTCGCTCAGGTCTCTGGGAGGAAGCAGGCTCGACTTCTTCTTCCATGTCGTCTGGCCCGTCAGCCTGCCCGGCATCTTCACGTCCCTTCGCATAGGCGTGGGAACAGCCGTGGCGGTCCTCTTTCTCGTCGAATCCATCGCGACGAGCGAGGGCCTCGGATTCTACATCATAGACTCTTGGGGACGCGCTGACTATGCCACCATGTTCGTGGGGATCATCGCCCTGTCGATCATCGGCATCGTCATGTACGAGATATTCGAGCTTCTTGAAAGGAAATTCTGCAAATGGAAAAACCTGTAGACAGGAAATACCCATCGGTGCGCGCGGTGTCGGAAGCGGAGCGCATCGGCATGGTGAAGGAGATGTTCTCCACCATCACGGGCAGGTACGACTTTCTCAATCACTTCCTGAGCCTGCGCCGCGATATCGCCTGGCGCCGTTTCACCGTGAAAAAGATGCGTTTCTTCAAAACCATGCGGTTTCTCGATGTCGCCTGCGGCACCGGCGACCTTTCCATTGACGCGGCGATGAGATACGGCGGGATAAGCGTCACCGGCGCCGATTTCGTTTTCGAGATGCTGGAACTCGGGAAGGTGAAGGTCGAAAAAAAAGGGCTCGACCGTCGCATCACCCTCATGCAGGGCGACGCCCTGGAGCTTCCCTTTTGTGACAATTCCTTCGATGTCGTTGGCATCGCCTTCGGCATCAGGAACATCCCTGACCGTGAACGGGCCTTAAGGGAAATGCTGCGTGTAGTTGTGCCCGGAGGCGCCGTCATGGTCCTCGAGATGACCTTCATACAGAACCGTCTCTTCAAACTTTTCTACCACGTCTATCTCAACCACATCCTTCCCCGCCTTGCCAGGAGGTTCTCCCCCAATCCTGCCGCGTACCACTACCTTGCCGATTCGATCATGAACTTCCCCCAGCCCGACGCTTTTGCGGCCATGATGGAGAAAGCCGGCATGGTCAGGGTAACGAAGTATCCCCTCACT comes from the Syntrophorhabdus sp. genome and includes:
- the ubiE gene encoding bifunctional demethylmenaquinone methyltransferase/2-methoxy-6-polyprenyl-1,4-benzoquinol methylase UbiE, whose translation is MEKPVDRKYPSVRAVSEAERIGMVKEMFSTITGRYDFLNHFLSLRRDIAWRRFTVKKMRFFKTMRFLDVACGTGDLSIDAAMRYGGISVTGADFVFEMLELGKVKVEKKGLDRRITLMQGDALELPFCDNSFDVVGIAFGIRNIPDRERALREMLRVVVPGGAVMVLEMTFIQNRLFKLFYHVYLNHILPRLARRFSPNPAAYHYLADSIMNFPQPDAFAAMMEKAGMVRVTKYPLTLGVTYLHVGIKPGEGTS
- a CDS encoding ATP-binding cassette domain-containing protein, which codes for MGTSGRFLAIEGLSKTFQNENESKTVLEGVDLELAFRDCLAIVGPSGCGKTTLLLAIAGLIPPTAGTITFREGPLADRERRIALVLQHYGLFPWKTVGDNITLGARLQHIDVPEKRLRSVKRELDIEGLDHLYPAQLSGGQRQRVALARALLLNPLLLLLDEPFAAIDTVTRERLQNNLLDVFAQRKFSFIIVTHNIEEAVFLGRRIVVLDGNARGIRTIMDNPGVGAAKYRNDPVFFERTTELRGILEGLE
- a CDS encoding ABC transporter permease, whose translation is MKRRAIGVYAATILFIYFAWYALSLMLGSNILPDPFRVFARGFEEIITTAFWVHVEASLLRLLAALFSAFILAVPAGLVLGSNERLDRLFAPLIYLGYPIPKVVLMPVIFVLFGLGDLGKIVLITMIIFFQLLITTRDSARKIDREITYSLRSLGGSRLDFFFHVVWPVSLPGIFTSLRIGVGTAVAVLFLVESIATSEGLGFYIIDSWGRADYATMFVGIIALSIIGIVMYEIFELLERKFCKWKNL